AAGATTGGAAACATTGCCGGCTGCTATGTTCTGGAAGGCAAAATTGAGAGAGATGCCAGTGTCAGGGTTATACGTGACGGAATTGTTGTTCACGAGGGCAAACTGGAATCACTGAAAAGGTTTAAAGACGATGTCAGGGAAGTGGTACAGGGGTATGAGTGCGGCATTGCCCTGGAGAAGTTCAATGAGATCCAGGAAGGGGATATTATCGAAGCCTTTACGGTTGAGGCTATAAAGCGGCAGTTAACCTGATTTTCCGTTAGGGCAGGTCCGGGCTGATTGTATATAAAGATATGGATGCCGTATTTGCTGTGGGCTATGAATTCACGGTGGAAATATGTCGCCACCTGCTCGTTAAAAGGCGGCAGGGTTACTAATCTTGGAGGTGTCTGGGCTATGTCATTCCGCTCTGAAAGAGTGGCTGAAGCTATAAAGAAAGAAGTTTCAGACATGCTTAGAAATGAGTTAAAAGATCCACGGATTGGCTTTGTGACAATAACATCTGTAGAAGTATCCAAGGACCTGAGATATGCCAACATTTACGCAAGTGTTTTCGGAAGCCCGGACGATCAGAAAGAAACTATTGAAGCCCTTAAGAAGGCGCAGGGATTTATTCGCGGAGAACTGGGAAAAAGGATTAGGTTGCGTTATACCCCTGAAATAACCTTTAAGCTCGATCAATCCATAGGCAGGGGCTCAAGAGTGCTGGCGCTTATGGAAGAGGTCCGGGAAAAGGGTGGCGGCCAGGATGAGTAGCCTGGCAGTCATTGCGGAAGTTATAAAGCGTGCTGGCAATGTCCTGATATGCGGCCATATCATGCCTGACGGGGATTGTCTGGGGTCGGTTCTGGCCCTGGGACTGGCATTGGAAAAGATTGGTATAAAGGCAACCATGGCCGGCCCCGACCCTGTTCCAGCAGTATACGCTTTTTTGCCCGGAGCTGAAAAATTTGTTTCTGGCGATCCGCCTGAAGGCAATTACGATACTTTGATCATTCTCGACTGCTCAGTTCCCGAAAGGCTGGGCAAAGGCTACAGGGAACTGGCGGAAAAAAAAGATCTTACCGTAATTAATATCGACCATCACCACGGGTACAATCCTTTCGGTCGTTACAGGTATATCGACCCGTCGGCAGCAGCGGTGGGTGAAATTGTTTTTGACCTTTTGCACCTGATGCAGGTGCGGATTGATTCTGCCATCGCAACCTGTCTTTACACGGCAATAATTACCGACACAGGGTCGTTTCAATATAACAATACCACCCCTAATACTCACCGCCGGGTGGCGGAGCTTCTTGAGTGCGGGGCTCCCGCGGCGCAGGTCAACATCCGGCTTTATGAGGAAAAGCCCAGAGCTGCCCTGCTGTTGTTGGGCAAGGCATTGAATTCCCTTAAAATAAGTACCTGTGGAAGGGTTTCCTGGATGACGGTAACCCTGGAAGATTTAAAAAGTGCTGGTGCGGTGGACGAGCATGCGGATGGGCTGGTTAATTATGCCAGATCGGTTATGGGAGTTGAAGTGGGTATGCTGTTCCGGGAGGTGTCCGAAGGGAAGTACAAGGTAAGCTTCAGGTCGAAGAAGGCTGTCGACGTAAACCGCCTGGCTGCGCTATTTGGCGGCGGGGGGCATCCGCGTGCTGCAGGCTGTGTCATACAAGGGGAGTTGGAGGATTTAAAGGAAAAAATTGTGTCGGCTGCAATTCTGGCGGCCGGGGGAAGCAGTTTATGAACGGCATTGTTAATGTGTTAAAACCTCCGGGCATGTCTTCACACGATGTGGTTGACAGGATCCGCCGCATTTTTGGAGTAAAAAAAGCAGGTCACACAGGTACGCTAGATCCCGGCGCGGCAGGCGTACTGGTGGTTTGCCTGGGAGTTGCCACCAGACTGGCGCGGTTCCTGCTAGGCGAAGATAAAGAATACCGCGTGGAAATAACATTTGGAATGAGCACCTCAACCGGCGATTCTTATGGGGAAATAACGGATCAAAGGGATGCTTCATTTCTAAAGGAGCATGACATTATCCGTGTTTTACCCGAGTTCACCGGAGAAGTCAGGCAGGTGCCGCCGATGACCTCTGCGATTAAATGGCGGGGCAAAAAACTGTACGAACTTGCCAGGGAAGGTCTGGTCGTGGAGCGTCAGGAAAGAGCCGTTTACATAAAGTCTCTGGAATTTATCCGGGGAAGCGGTTGGGGCACCCCCAGTCCGAGGGCGCTTATGCACTTATCCTGCTCCAAGGGGACGTATGTCAGGTCGCTTTGCCACGATATGGGCAGCCGCCTGGGCTGCGGAGCGCATATGTCCTTTTTGGTAAGAACCAGGGCAGGTCCATTTAAGATTGCCGATTCGGTTACCCTGGAAGAGCTTCAAGCAGCAGCATCGAAGGGGGTGCTGGAGCGGAAAATTATTGAAATGGACAGGGCGGTATCGGAGTATCCAGAAGTGATTGTAAAAAGCAGTGCAGTTAAAGCTGTTGCAGCAGGTTCGAAATTATACATACCGGGAGTCGCCAGAATGCCCCTGGATCTGGATTGCGGCAAACTGGTTCGCCTGACCGGGCCGGATGGACTGCTGGCGATAGCGGAGGCCGGACGCGAGCCATTTGATAAAGAAAAGCTTTTTTTTAAACCGGTTTGCGTTCTGGCGAGGCAGGCAGGGAGGTCGTCGAATTGATTGTTCATCACCACTGGAAGGATCTCAGGGAGGAGTATTATCACAGGCTTGTAATCGGCCTAGGCAATTTTGACGGAGTACATTTGGGCCACCAGAAGCTTATTTCTGAACTAGTATCAATGGGTAAGGAACTGGAAGGGACAACAGCCGTTTTTACGTTTCATCCGCATCCTCTGGCAGTTCTAGACCCGGAAAATTGCCCTCCTCTTCTTTTAACGCAGGAATCAAAGCAGAAACTTATAGCCAGGATGGGGGTAGAAGTACTTTTTCAGGTGCCTTTTGACTTAAAACTGGCCAATATTTCTCCTGAGGACTTTATTAGGATTGTCTTGTATGAAGAACTGGGGGTAATTGGAGTTGTGGTCGGCTACAATTATACCTTCGGGCATAAAGGCAAGGGTACTCCTGATTTGCTAGAAAAATTCTCCGGCAGGTACGGCTACCGGCTCAAGGTTGTTCCGCCGGTTACAGTAGAAGGCCAGGTGGTAAGCAGCACACTGATCAGAGGCCTGTTGCTAAAAGGGGAAGTTGCGGAAGCATCGAGGTACCTCGGATATTATCCTTTTGTAGAGGGTACGGTGGTAGCCGGTGACAGGCGCGGGAGCAAGCTTGGCTTTCCTACCGCTAATCTGGACATAGATCAAAATCTTTTAGTTCCCTCCAACGGCGTGTATTCAGCTATGGTAAACGTTGACGGCGATTCTTATTATGGTCTGGCCAACATTGGCACCAAGCCGACTTTCCAGGGGAAAAAAAGAAATATAGAAGTTCATTTGCTGGACTTTTACCGAGATTTGTACGGAAAGCATATAAAAGTCAGTTTTACCAGGCGTCTGAGGGAAGAAAAAAAATTTAAGACACCGGCAGACCTGGTTAAACAAATAGAGCGCGATATACGTCAGGCCAGGAATGAATGGTCGAATCTGATAGAATAAATAAAATTAGGGGTAAATATAATTTTACAGGCAGCGTTTACATCAGTATCAGATTATGCTAAAATGAACACGTTAAACGTCCCGCAATAATAGTAAGGCCTTAAACTAAAAGTTGGGACGGTGTGCTTTTCCGGCCCCGGCCGGCAAAATGTCCCCATGGCTTTTTGTGAAGGGAAGACGTTAACCGTGGGAGTTCCAAAATTCGATTCGAGTGAAGAAGAAATAAAAAAATGGCTTAATCATATTGCCTTAATTTGTTTGAGCGAAGAATTCCAGTCTTTAAAGAGTGAGCTGGAAGCCATTTATAGCGAGTCGAATATAGAAAATTTCCGGTTGACGGCCTTCCAGGATGCCCTGTATGCCTTTCTCGCCCAGGAGGAAGAAGAACGGGCAAATCAATCATCCAGCACTTTTTAGGCTTACAGGCCGGCGATGAAAGTAATAATTACCGAGCACGCCCGAAAGCGCTTGCGGGACATGAGACAGGAAAAAATTACGATTGCGGATATTATCAACGCTGCCAGCGGCATACCGGGGCGCATTCCGACCGCCACCCGGTTTCGCGGGTTCTTTGCAAAATCGGGCCGGGTTTTTGATCTGGTTGCAAAGGATATACCAGGCGGGCGCCTGGTTATAACTATAATCGGGAAGTAATTTATTCCGGAACTGCAGGCTAGGGAATACGTTCTCCGGCGGTTAACTTGGCTTGCAGCGATTTGAGGGAAAAAGGAGGTGACGGCATGGCCCTGACATCAGAACAGAAAAAGAATGTTATTTCCAGATACAAACTTCACGATAACGATACGGGTTCACCGGAAGTGCAGGTAGCGATACTGACGGAGAGGATTAATTCATTAACCGAGCACTTGAAGCTGCACAAAGGCGATCACCACTCCCGCCGGGGGTTGTTGAAAATGGTTGGCCAGCGTAGGGCTTTGCTCAATTATTTACGTGATCGCCATTATGAGCGTTACCGTGCCTTAATTGACAAACTTGGCTTGAGGAAGTAAAATTTATGAAGCGGGTTTTACGCCCGCTTTTTATCGTATTCCAGGCTTTCAGTATTTTTTCAAAGAAAAGAAGGAAATAATATTATAATGTTGAATAATACAAAGTTTGTTAAATTTGCTTTAACCATGAACAGGAGGTATAACCCCTTAATGGCGGATCGTTCTATTTTGACAAGGGAAATTATTGTCGGCGGCCGGCCGATGATCCTGGAAACAGGAAGGCTGGCAAACCAGGCCAGCGGAGCGGTTTTCGTCCGTTACGGAGATACGGCCGTTCTGGTTACCGCTACCGTAGCCCCTACTGTCAGGGCGGGAATTGATTTCTTCCCCCTGACAGTTGATTATGAAGAAAGGTTTTACGCGGTAGGGAAAATTCCAGGAGGGTTTATTAAAAGGGAAAGCCGGCCGAGCGAGAAGGCTATCCTTTCTGGAAGGCTGATTGACAGGCCCATCCGACCCCTCTTCCCCAAGGAAATGAGAAATGAGGTTCAGGTAATAGCCACAATCCTGTCGGTTGACCAGGATAACGCCCCTGAAATAGCGGCCATGGTGGGTGCGTCAGCGGCGCTGCACATATCAGAAATCCCGCTCAAGTTTCCTATTGGGGGCGTAATTGTCGGGCGGGTGGACGGACGGTTTGTAATAAACCCGGTATTGGCACAGGCCGAGAAAAGCGATATGCATCTGGTAGTTGCCGGAACCAAAGACGCCGTAATGATGGTGGAGGCAGGCGCCAAGGAAGTGCCTGAAGAGGTTATCCTCGAAGCAATTTCTTTCGGCCATGAAACGGTAAAAGAAATCGTTGCGTTCATTGAAAGGTACCGCGAAGAGGCGCTGGAGATGGGGCTGGCCAAGGAAAAAATGGTAATTGAAGTGGCCGAGCCTGATCCAGTGCTGGTCGAAGCTGTTACCGGTCCGGCTACCGAAAAGCTGGATGGCGTGTTGCGCCGCTGCGTTAATGAAAGGCTTTCCAAGCAGGAAAGGGATTCCCTGCTGAACAACATTAAGGATGAACTGATGCAGAAGTTTCTGGCCGATTACCCCGAACAGGAAAGTTTGATTAAGGATCTGTTGGATTCAATAGAGAAAAAGCTGGTAAGGCGGATGATTACGGAAGAAGGGCTGCGCATTGACGGGCGCGCTTTAAACGAAGTCCGGCCCATATCGGTGGAAGTGGGCGTTCTGCCGCGGCCGCATGGTTCGGGTCTTTTCACCCGCGGTCAGACCCAGATTTTATCCGTTGTCACTCTAGGCACCGTATCCGAAGAACAGATTCTGGACGGACTCGGCGTAGAAGAATCAAAGCGCTTTATGCACCATTACAACTTTCCGCCTTACAGCACCGGTGAAACCAGACCGCTTCGCTCCCCCGGACGGCGTGAAATCGGCCACGGGGCGCTGGCAGAAAGGGCGCTGGCAGCAGTAATTCCGGGCGAAGAGGAATTTCCCTACACCATTAGAATCGTCTCGGAGGCGCTGGAATCCAACGGCTCAACCTCGATGGGCAGCGTTTGCGGCAGCACCCTTGCCCTGATGGATGCGGGCGTTCCAATTAGCGCGCCGGTAGCCGGCGTGGCGATGGGGTTAATTAAAGAGGGGGACAATTTTACCGTTCTTACCGACATTCAGGGTTTTGAGGACCACCTGGGCGACATGGACTTCAAAGTAGCAGGCACGGCCAAAGGCATTACCGCTCTTCAGATGGACATTAAAATACCGGGTATAACCAGGGAAGTGTTTGAAAAGGCCCTGGCACAGGCATATGAGGGCAGGATGCATATTTTAAACAAAATGCTGGAGGTCCTTCCTGCCCCCAGGCCGGAACTGTCCCCGCACGCTCCCAGAATTATACACATTACCATCGACCCTGATAAAATACGCGATGTTATCGGCCCTGGCGGCAAGGTCATAAAGAAGATTGTCGAAGAAACCGGGGCAGAAATAGATATCGAAGATGACGGCCGGGTTTTCATAGCTGCCGTTGACCAGGAAAAAGGTAGGAAGGCCCAGGAGATAATTGAAACCTTAACCAAGGAAGTGCAGACCGGTGAGATATATACCGGCAGGGTGACCAGAATAACCGACTTCGGGTGCTTCGTGGAAATTATCCCGGGAGTTCTGGGGATGCAGGGCAAAGAGGGCCTTGTACACATTTCCCAGCTTGCCCACCACCGGGTTAACAGGGTGGAGGACGTTGTCAAGGAGGGTGATGTTATACTGGTTAAGGTAACCGGTTACGACAGCCAGGGACGCCTCAAGCTGTCAAAAAAGGAGGCCACTCCGCCGCCGGAAAGCACAGCGATGAAAGAAGGGCGGGCCCACCGGCCGTCCAGGCGCAGGGAATCGGCCCGCTAAAATTTATTAACTCTCAAACCTCTACAGAAAGAGGTTTTTTTATTCTAATATAATTTACCCCCCTTTAACATAAAATTTTTTGAGATAACTTTACCGGGGGGAGCAGGCCTGATGTATTTTTTTACATTTACACTTAAAAAGAAAAGGATAAAATTATTTTTTCTGTTACTTGTTTTTTTATCCGTGAGCGGTTTCTTTTTAAATTGCTGGAGCGGCATTCTGCCGGAAGAAGCTATGGCCCCCGTTTATCATGGCAGCACCCGGGAAAAAAAGATAGCACTTACATTTAATGTAGTATGGGGCGAAGAATACATCAGGCAGTTGCTTGACTGCCTGAATGAAGAAAATGTTAAGGCCACTTTTTTTATTGGGGGTCAATGGGCCGAGGACTTTCCGGAACTGACCAGAGAAATTGCCGGAAACGGCCATGAAATAGGCAACCACGGTTATTCCCACCCGCATCCGGACAGGCTCTCACTTTCTGCAAATAAAGGGGAAATTAAGAAAACTGAAGATGTCCTGTTCAGGGTTGCAGCGGTAAAAACTGTCCTTTTTGCCCCGCCCTATGGCGAGCGGGGAAATGCAGTTCTCCGGGCAGCCGAGGAGGCCGGTTACACAACGGTGCTGTGGAGCATAGATACAATTGACTGGCAGCGCCCGAACCCGTCAGTTATTGTGCGAAGAGTGGCGGAAGGGGCCCATAACGGCGCTATAGTGCTGATGCACCCGACCGCACCGACCGTTCATGCTCTTCCCCTGATAATAAGAAATCTCAAAGAGCAGGGCTATGAACTTGTGAAAGTTTCCGCCCTTATTGAGGGGCTTAAAAAAGAAGAAGCTGTTGAGGAGAAAACAGGCGCCTAAAAAGCCGGGGCATGAAGTTTCTTCGGAACGGCAGTAACAGGCCTCTTTAGCAGTAAATAATATGGGTTGAAAGCGGGAAACCTTCTAAGGGAAAAGGAGGAGTTAACATTGCAGCGTTCACCCGGGACATTAAGTTATCTTGCCGCAGTAGTGCTACTTGCAATGTATTTTTCCTGTGCTCAGCCTGTTCATTCGGAAGAATTGTCTGAAACAGGGGCATTTTTTATTACTGCCGATGCTGCAGTGCTGATGGATGCCCGCACAGGACAGATCCTTTATGAAAAAAATGCGAGGCAAAAGAGGCCGCCAGCCAGCACTACAAAAATCATGACTGCCCTGCTGGCTTTGGAAGGGGGAGATCTCCAGCAGATTGTAACGGTCAGCCCCAATGCGGCTTCAACCGGCGAGGCCAGCCTGGACCTCAGGCCCGGTGAAAAGCTTACTCTCGAAGAACTGATTTACGGGGCAATGCTTGAATCAGGGAACGATGCCTGTGTGGCTATTGCCGAACACATCAGCGGTACAGAAGAGAACTTTGTGCTCTTGATGAACCAGAAGGCAAAAATGATTGGCGCTGAGGATACCAGCTTTAAAAACTCAAACGGGCTGCCTGCTGCCGGGCACTGCACAACGGCACGCGATTTGGCCGTCATAACAAGATATGCCCTGCGTAACGACATCTTCAGAAAAGTGGTCAGCACCAGGGGCAGAGCAGTAGGAGGGGAAAAATGCCGTTACCTGAGCAACACCAACCGCCTTTTGTGGAGCTACGCCTGGGCGGACGGGGTTAAGACGGGAACTACCGGCGAAGCAGGTAACTGCCTGGTGGCATCGGCTACTAAAGACGGCAGGCAATTGATAAGTGTGGTGCTGCACAGCGATGACCGATGGCTGGACTCTGTCAAGCTGATGGAATTCGGGTTTGAGAATTTTAATTTAGTTCAAGCGGTAGGCAGGGGGGAACCGATTGCCAGGGTTACTGTAAAGGAAGGCACAGAAAAAGAAGTTAAGGCTGTGGCGGGTGCCGGGATAGATGCCGTTGTGCCCAAAAATGGGCGAGAGCGGCCAGAAAAAGCAGTTGAGATAAAAAAGGATGTTATTGCTCCGGTGCAGAAAGGCCAGTATTTAGGCCGGGTGACCATTCTGGTTAAAGGAGAGGTTATCGGGAGTGCAGATCTGGTAGCTGACAGAAGTGTTGAGAGGGAAAATGCTCTTAGAGTTTTTTTAAAAAAGGCAGGAGGTTATTTTAAATAATTTAAAGAAATTATTTAAAAAATCTTTTTTAAAAACCAACAAAAAATTCTGTTAAACTAATTAACCTCGACAGCTAGCCTTGAGGAGGTTGCCAATGAATGTATCAAAAAGTTACCCTTGACAACGGTGTGCACATTCTTACAGAAGATGTTCCCCACGTCCGCTCGGTTGCTGTGGGATACTGGGTCGATGTTGGCTCGCGTGATGAAAATCCTGAAATTAACGGCATCTCTCACTTTATCGAGCACCTGATGTTTAAGGGAACCGAAAAGCGGACGGCAAAGGATATTGCTGAAGCTCTCGATGCCGTGGGGGGGCAGTTGAATGCATTTACAACCAAGGAATACACCTGTTACTATGCCAGGGTCCTTGACGAGCATTTCGATCTGGCTGTCGACCTTTTAAGCGACATGCTTTTCAGTTCAAAGTTTGCAGCTCATGACATAGAACGGGAGAGGAATGTAATTATTGAAGAAATTAAAATGTATGAGGACGCTCCGGACGAACTGGTGCACGACATCTTTGCCGGTTCGTTATGGCAGGGGCATGCCCTGGGGAGGCCTATTATAGGCACTTCGGAAGTAATAGCCAGGCTATCCAGGGATGATATCGTTAATTTTTACAACACCCATTACAAACCGGGTAAAATTGTGGTGGCCGTGGCCGGGAACATCAGGCATGAAGAGGTTGTGAAAAAGCTCCGCCCGATTTTTGAGTCAAGGGAGGGCAGCGTGCAGTCCAGGGAAATGACTTCCCCTGCGCCGAGTTGTGAAGTAACCTGCCGCAACAAGGATACCGAACAGGTGCACTTATGTGTCGGCACTCCCGGCTTAAGCCTTGATCATGAAAAGATTTACGTTTTTCAGGTGATAAACACAGTTCTGGGCGGTGGCTTAAGCTCAAGGCTGTTTCAGGAAATCAGGGAGAAGCGGGGTCTGGTTTACTCGGTTTATTCATATCATACCTCCTATCACGATACGGGACTCTTCTGCATTTATGCCGGTTTGAGCAGACATAATGTTGATGAGGTTCTTGAACTGATCTTCAAGCAGGTCGAGGACATCCAGAAAAACGGCGTGAAGGAAGAAGAACTGCAAAGGGCAAAGGACCAACTTAAGGGGAATTTGTACTTAAGTCTGGAAAATGTCAGCACAAGAATGAGCAGGCTTGGGAAGTCCCAGCTTTACCTGGGAAAGGTAGTTCCCCCGGAAGAAATTGTGGCCAGGGTGAACATGGTTACTGCTGATGAGGTTCAGGAACTGGCCGGTAAAATGTTAAAGCCGGAATACTTCTCGCTGGCGGCAATTGGCCCATGGCAAGGCTGCAGTTGCCTGGAAAAATTCAGGAACAGAAACGGGAAAACTGGTGGTTAAAAATCCTACTGTTGTTGAGGATTTATTTATTTTTAAGTTATAATTAAATTTTATTATAAAAGATAATTAAAGATAATGTAGAGGGTTCATTTTTGGAGGTGCACCGTTGGATTTTTCAATTGTGGTAAGGGTAAAAAAACTTTCGGGAAGAATTGGAGATGCCATTTCACTGCCTCGCTACGCCACAGATGGATCAGCCGGCCTTGATCTGCCGGCCTGCCTGGATGAACCGCTGGCGGTTCCGCCGGGAGCGAGGGTAAAGGTGCCTACAGGCATAGCAATTGAAATACCTCACAGAAATATTGCCGGCCTGGTTTTCCCGCGCAGCGGCCTGGCTTCAAAGCACGGTATTTCACTTGCCAACGCGGTTGGAGTCATTGACAGCGATTATAAGGGGGAAATCGTAATTGCTGTTTTCAATCAAAGCGATCAGGAGTATTTGATTAAGCCAGGTGAGAGAGTGGCCCAGCTTGTCTTTGTTCCCGTTTTTACGGCAACCCTGGACGTTGTGGAAAATTTAAATTGTTCATCCAGAGGGGAAGGAGGATTTGGCTCTACGGGCAGGATTTAACTGATTTAAAGGTGTACAGCCGCGCCGGGATGTAGATGCCCCGCTCTTCAAAAATGTTGAGCGGGGTTTTTTAGCGGCTGGAATATTTTCTGCCTGTCCAAAATAGTATTTAACAGCGGGGGTGTGGACAATGTCCGCTGTGGCAGTTGGTATCGTTATTCTTTTGCTGGTGACTCTGTCGGTACGCGAGAGGATCCGCATCCAGATGCAGCGGGAAAAGGACTGGAGCTTTATCGGTGAGGCGAAGCCCAGCCCGCTTTCTCAGGCTCTGGCAAACCTGGTAGGGGTAGCAGGGGGCGTTTACCTTTCAATGGTGGTATTGGCTACTTTTCTTGAAATACAGCTTCCGGAGCGGGTGCAGATGGGAAATTTTGCCTTCGAGCCCCTGGCTGCGCTGTCCATCCTGCTTGCTCTGATGCAGCCTTTCCTGCAGAGGGCTATTGATGCCTGGCGGCGTTTTTAAATAGTTTTAAATAAAAATTGGGAGGCAAGATTATGAGAATGTGCGACCTGGTGGGGAAAGAAATAGTAAATATGTTTAACGGGGCCCGTCTGGGCGTGGTTGGCGAGTCCGATATGGCCATAGACCTGGAATCGGGCCAGATCAGGTCGATAATCCTGCCCAGAAAAGGCGGCTTTATCAACCTCTGGCTAGAGAGACAGCAACTGGTCATACCGTGGGAGTCGGTGCGGAAGATAGGCTCCGAGGTAATCATAGTCGAACTGGATCAAACCAGTCCGTATTACCGGCGACAATTATTTTAAGCGGTTTGGGATTAAAAACTCCGGAGAAAAACCGGAGTTTATTTTTATAGCTGTTGCGGGCGCAGGCTGTTCGCGCTTCTAATATTTTTTTGTTCTTTAAAATGTAATTAATGCAGTTTGCTGCAGACATAATATAAAAAGGATTTCAGGAACGGAGGCTGATCATGTCCCGTCAGCACAGAGTTGAGCTGATTAAAAAAATCGCCGAACTCAGGGGGTCGGCGGTACTTTGTTATATTACTGGCGATCGGGAAAATGTCAATACAAGAATAGCCCCCGACGTGACCCAGGTTTTTTTCAGGCACCTGGAAATGTTCGGGGAGTGCCGCCAACTGGACCTTTTTATCTACACGCGAGGCGGAGACGTGTTGACGCCGTGGCGGCTGGTCCATTTGATCCGTGAATACGCCTCCCGCTTTGCTGTAATGGTGCCCTTCCGCTGTTACAGCGCAGGGACGCTGCTGTGTCTGGGGGCAGATGAAATTGTTATGGGTAAAATGGGGGAACTAGGCCCTATCGACCCGGTGGTGGTAAATGCATTTAACCCGCAGGACCCAAACAATCCGGCCGCCAGAATTCCTGTAAACATTGAGGATGTATATTCTTACCTGGCGCTTGCCGGGGAGAAGGCCGGTGTGTGCAGCAACGACCAGCAGGTGAGGGCCTTTACCCTGCTGGTGGAACGCGTTCACCCCCTCGCTCTCGGGAATGTTCACCGCAATTATATGCTGATTAGATCACTGGCCAAAAAATTGCTTGCCATGCACCAGCAGCCTTTGAGAGAAGGGCGGATCGAGCACATTGTGGACAATCTGACCGAAAAGCTTTACGCCCACAATCATATGATTTCCAGGCGGGAGGCAATTGAGGAGATCAATCTGGCCGTTCGCATACCAGACGGCACACTCGAAAAATTAATGTGGTCCCTTTACCAGCGCTATGCTGAAGAGTTAAAGCTGGCCGACCCGTTTAACCCTGCCGAGCAGTTGCGCGGCAGCAAAAGCGAGTTTGAGGTAATGAGCGGCATAGTGGAGTCCGTTTACGGTTTGGATGCCTTTATTTTTTCAGGGGCCGTTGAGAGGAGGGATTTTCCGGAGCCAGGCAAGGTGAATGTAAGCATTCTAAAACAGGGATGGAAAACA
The window above is part of the Pelotomaculum thermopropionicum SI genome. Proteins encoded here:
- the CDA1 gene encoding predicted xylanase/chitin deacetylase; this encodes MYFFTFTLKKKRIKLFFLLLVFLSVSGFFLNCWSGILPEEAMAPVYHGSTREKKIALTFNVVWGEEYIRQLLDCLNEENVKATFFIGGQWAEDFPELTREIAGNGHEIGNHGYSHPHPDRLSLSANKGEIKKTEDVLFRVAAVKTVLFAPPYGERGNAVLRAAEEAGYTTVLWSIDTIDWQRPNPSVIVRRVAEGAHNGAIVLMHPTAPTVHALPLIIRNLKEQGYELVKVSALIEGLKKEEAVEEKTGA
- the TruB gene encoding pseudouridine synthase, coding for MNGIVNVLKPPGMSSHDVVDRIRRIFGVKKAGHTGTLDPGAAGVLVVCLGVATRLARFLLGEDKEYRVEITFGMSTSTGDSYGEITDQRDASFLKEHDIIRVLPEFTGEVRQVPPMTSAIKWRGKKLYELAREGLVVERQERAVYIKSLEFIRGSGWGTPSPRALMHLSCSKGTYVRSLCHDMGSRLGCGAHMSFLVRTRAGPFKIADSVTLEELQAAASKGVLERKIIEMDRAVSEYPEVIVKSSAVKAVAAGSKLYIPGVARMPLDLDCGKLVRLTGPDGLLAIAEAGREPFDKEKLFFKPVCVLARQAGRSSN
- the Pnp gene encoding polyribonucleotide nucleotidyltransferase (polynucleotide phosphorylase), which encodes MADRSILTREIIVGGRPMILETGRLANQASGAVFVRYGDTAVLVTATVAPTVRAGIDFFPLTVDYEERFYAVGKIPGGFIKRESRPSEKAILSGRLIDRPIRPLFPKEMRNEVQVIATILSVDQDNAPEIAAMVGASAALHISEIPLKFPIGGVIVGRVDGRFVINPVLAQAEKSDMHLVVAGTKDAVMMVEAGAKEVPEEVILEAISFGHETVKEIVAFIERYREEALEMGLAKEKMVIEVAEPDPVLVEAVTGPATEKLDGVLRRCVNERLSKQERDSLLNNIKDELMQKFLADYPEQESLIKDLLDSIEKKLVRRMITEEGLRIDGRALNEVRPISVEVGVLPRPHGSGLFTRGQTQILSVVTLGTVSEEQILDGLGVEESKRFMHHYNFPPYSTGETRPLRSPGRREIGHGALAERALAAVIPGEEEFPYTIRIVSEALESNGSTSMGSVCGSTLALMDAGVPISAPVAGVAMGLIKEGDNFTVLTDIQGFEDHLGDMDFKVAGTAKGITALQMDIKIPGITREVFEKALAQAYEGRMHILNKMLEVLPAPRPELSPHAPRIIHITIDPDKIRDVIGPGGKVIKKIVEETGAEIDIEDDGRVFIAAVDQEKGRKAQEIIETLTKEVQTGEIYTGRVTRITDFGCFVEIIPGVLGMQGKEGLVHISQLAHHRVNRVEDVVKEGDVILVKVTGYDSQGRLKLSKKEATPPPESTAMKEGRAHRPSRRRESAR
- the DacC gene encoding D-alanyl-D-alanine carboxypeptidase, translated to MQRSPGTLSYLAAVVLLAMYFSCAQPVHSEELSETGAFFITADAAVLMDARTGQILYEKNARQKRPPASTTKIMTALLALEGGDLQQIVTVSPNAASTGEASLDLRPGEKLTLEELIYGAMLESGNDACVAIAEHISGTEENFVLLMNQKAKMIGAEDTSFKNSNGLPAAGHCTTARDLAVITRYALRNDIFRKVVSTRGRAVGGEKCRYLSNTNRLLWSYAWADGVKTGTTGEAGNCLVASATKDGRQLISVVLHSDDRWLDSVKLMEFGFENFNLVQAVGRGEPIARVTVKEGTEKEVKAVAGAGIDAVVPKNGRERPEKAVEIKKDVIAPVQKGQYLGRVTILVKGEVIGSADLVADRSVERENALRVFLKKAGGYFK
- the RbfA gene encoding ribosome-binding factor A, translated to MSFRSERVAEAIKKEVSDMLRNELKDPRIGFVTITSVEVSKDLRYANIYASVFGSPDDQKETIEALKKAQGFIRGELGKRIRLRYTPEITFKLDQSIGRGSRVLALMEEVREKGGGQDE
- the RpsO gene encoding ribosomal protein S15P/S13E translates to MALTSEQKKNVISRYKLHDNDTGSPEVQVAILTERINSLTEHLKLHKGDHHSRRGLLKMVGQRRALLNYLRDRHYERYRALIDKLGLRK
- a CDS encoding exopolyphosphatase-related proteins — its product is MSSLAVIAEVIKRAGNVLICGHIMPDGDCLGSVLALGLALEKIGIKATMAGPDPVPAVYAFLPGAEKFVSGDPPEGNYDTLIILDCSVPERLGKGYRELAEKKDLTVINIDHHHGYNPFGRYRYIDPSAAAVGEIVFDLLHLMQVRIDSAIATCLYTAIITDTGSFQYNNTTPNTHRRVAELLECGAPAAQVNIRLYEEKPRAALLLLGKALNSLKISTCGRVSWMTVTLEDLKSAGAVDEHADGLVNYARSVMGVEVGMLFREVSEGKYKVSFRSKKAVDVNRLAALFGGGGHPRAAGCVIQGELEDLKEKIVSAAILAAGGSSL
- the RibF gene encoding FAD synthase, with translation MIVHHHWKDLREEYYHRLVIGLGNFDGVHLGHQKLISELVSMGKELEGTTAVFTFHPHPLAVLDPENCPPLLLTQESKQKLIARMGVEVLFQVPFDLKLANISPEDFIRIVLYEELGVIGVVVGYNYTFGHKGKGTPDLLEKFSGRYGYRLKVVPPVTVEGQVVSSTLIRGLLLKGEVAEASRYLGYYPFVEGTVVAGDRRGSKLGFPTANLDIDQNLLVPSNGVYSAMVNVDGDSYYGLANIGTKPTFQGKKRNIEVHLLDFYRDLYGKHIKVSFTRRLREEKKFKTPADLVKQIERDIRQARNEWSNLIE